A single region of the Chelonia mydas isolate rCheMyd1 chromosome 4, rCheMyd1.pri.v2, whole genome shotgun sequence genome encodes:
- the LOC122465458 gene encoding uncharacterized protein LOC122465458 — MLDPIASPHSQCGLLDHDPGEGTSGANVSTWLPSTPSQRLVQIKRWKKRSQDDMFAELMQSSRTDRAQLNAWRQTIAESRKALHEHKERRHMRDESRQDAMVKLMGEQTDMLCCMVALMRERQQDHRLPLQRLYNHPPSSPSSIASSPRRPGTWRGEATGTHTLNPRGLHKQQKAGISEVLIWFLDLSFPPPPPPSPSYPFTHPPPGVPSYFSQCVVQQIIKNSF, encoded by the exons atgctggacccaatagcctccccccactcccaatgcgggctcctggaccatgaccctggagaaggcacttctg gtgcaaatgtttcaacatggCTCCCatctactccatcccagaggctggtccagattaaaAGGTGGAAAAAACGAAGTCAGGACGACATGTtcgccgagctcatgcagtcctcccgcactgatagggcccagctgaatgcatggaggcaaacaattgccgAGTCCCGTAAAGCGTTACATGAACACAAAGAGAGGAGGCACAtgcgcgatgagagcaggcaggatgctatggtcaagctcatgggggagcaaactgacatgctctgctGTATGGTGgctctaatgcgggaaaggcagcaagaccacagattGCCTCTGCAGCGCCTGTATAaccatcctccctcctccccaagttccatagcctcttcaCCCAGACGTCCAGGAACATGGCggggggaggctacggggacccacacactcaaccccagaggattgcacaagcagcagaaagctggcatatccgaagttttgatttggtttctggacttgtcattccctcctcctccacccccctcccccagttaccccttcacccacccaccccccggtGTACCTTCTTATTTCTCTCAgtgtgttgtgcaacaaataataaagaacagtttttaa